Proteins co-encoded in one Corylus avellana chromosome ca9, CavTom2PMs-1.0 genomic window:
- the LOC132162162 gene encoding (R)-mandelonitrile beta-glucosyltransferase-like, with product MNLKISTEREEMEGADQKPHAVCVALPAQSHIKAMLKFSKLLHRKGFHITFVNTEFNHQRFLRSRGSNSLDGLPDFQFVTIPDSLPSSDPNATQDVVALCDSIMKNFLAPFSDLLRKLHNTENNPPVTCIVSDGFMAFTITAAHELGIPIAMLFTISACSLMAFMHFSHLRDKGFTPLKDESYLTNGYLDTVIDWIPGMRDIQLRDLPSFIQTTDPNDVMFKFVVEAVERAAKASAIVVQTFDALEHEVLDALYPMFPRLYTIGPLQLLLNNSHNDPLKSIGYSLWVEETECLYWLNSRASNSVLYVNFGSVTVMTPQQLIEFGWGLANSKHPFLWVIRPDLVVGELGILPPEFNEETKERGLIASWCPQEEVLNHPSIGGFLTHCGWHSTVESMTAGVPMLCWPFFADQQTNSKYTCNEWDIGMEIDNRANRDEVEKIVRELMEGDKGKKMRKKVMEWKKLAEEATGPLGSSSINLNNLVNEVLLPKA from the exons ATGAATCTGAAGATCAGCACAGAAAGAGAGGAAATGGAAGGAGCAGATCAAAAGCCTCATGCAGTTTGTGTTGCACTCCCTGCCCAAAGCCACATAAAGGCCATGCTCAAATTTTCAAAGCTTCTCCACCGCAAAGGCTTTCACATAACCTTTGTGAACACTGAATTCAACCACCAACGTTTCCTGAGATCGAGAGGCTCCAACTCCTTGGATGGTCTCCCTGACTTCCAATTCGTCACCATTCCCGACAGCCTCCCTTCGTCGGATCCCAACGCCACTCAAGACGTGGTTGCCCTTTGCGATTCCATTATGAAAAACTTCTTGGCTCCTTTTTCCGACTTGCTCCGGAAACTCCACAACACTGAAAACAATCCTCCAGTGACTTGTATTGTCTCCGATGGTTTCATGGCATTTACTATTACCGCTGCTCATGAACTTGGAATCCCTATTGCAATGCTCTTCACTATCTCTGCTTGCAGCTTAATGGCTTTTATGCATTTTTCTCATCTCAGGGACAAAGGCTTCACGCCACTAAAAG ATGAGAGCTATCTAACAAATGGATATCTAGACACAGTTATAGATTGGATTCCAGGTATGAGAGACATCCAACTGAGGGATCTCCCGAGCTTTATTCAAACCACAGATCCAAATGATGTTATGTTCAAATTTGTTGTTGAAGCAGTAGAGAGAGCTGCCAAAGCTTCAGCAATCGTTGTTCAGACATTTGACGCGTTAGAGCATGAAGTTTTGGATGCTCTCTACCCCATGTTTCCTCGGTTATATACCATTGGTCCTCTCCAACTTCTACTCAATAACTCACACAATGACCCTTTGAAATCAATTGGGTATAGTTTATGGGTAGAAGAAACTGAGTGTCTTTATTGGCTCAACTCAAGAGCATCCAACTCAGTATTATATGTGAATTTTGGCAGCGTAACCGTCATGACACCACAACAGCTTATTGAGTTCGGTTGGGGACTTGCAAATAGCAAGCACCCTTTCTTGTGGGTAATTAGACCAGATTTAGTAGTAGGTGAATTGGGGATTTTGCCACCAGAGTTcaatgaagaaacaaaagaaagaggTCTAATAGCCAGTTGGTGCCCTCAAGAAGAAGTGCTGAACCACCCCTCAATTGGAGGATTCTTAACTCATTGCGGGTGGCATTCAACAGTCGAAAGTATGACCGCAGGAGTGCCAATGCTTTGTTGGCCATTCTTTGCAGATCAGCAAACAAACTCCAAGTATACTTGCAATGAATGGGACATTGGCATGGAGATTGATAATCGTGCCAATAGAGATGAAGTggagaagattgtgagagagttGATGGAGGGAGACAAGGgtaagaaaatgagaaaaaaggtCATGGAGTGGAAGAAATTGGCCGAGGAGGCCACTGGTCCACTTGGATCTTCATCCATCAACCTAAACAATTTGGTGAATGAAGTGCTTTTACCAAAAGCCTAG
- the LOC132192217 gene encoding (R)-mandelonitrile beta-glucosyltransferase-like, whose product MNLKISTEREEMEGADQKPHAVCVAAPSQSHIKAMLKFSKLLHHKGFHITFVNTEFNHQRFLRSRGSNSLDGIPDFRFVTIPDSLPPSDPNATQDVAVLCDSSMKNFLAPFSDLLRKLHNTENNPPVTCIVSDGFMAFTVTAAHELGIPIAMLFTVSACSLMAFTHFSHLRDKGFTPLKDESYLTNGYLDTVIDWIPGMRDIRLRDLPSFIQTTDPNDVMFKFVVEAVERAAKASAIVVQTFDALEHEVLDALYPMFPRLYAIGPLQLLLNHSHNDPLKSIGYSLWVEETECLHWLSSKAPNSVLYVNFGSITVMTPQQLIEFGWGLANSKHPFLWVIRPDLVVGESAILPLEFNVETKERGLIASWCPQEEVLDHPSIGGFLTHCGWNSTIESMTAAVPMLCWPFFADQQTNSKYTCNEWGIGMEIDNRANREEVEKIVRELMEGDKGKKMRKKVMEWKKLAEEASGPHGSSSINLNNLVNEVLL is encoded by the exons ATGAACCTGAAGATCAGCACAGAAAGAGAGGAAATGGAAGGAGCAGATCAAAAGCCTCATGCAGTTTGCGTTGCAGCCCCTTCCCAAAGCCACATAAAGGCCATGCTCAAATTTTCAAAGCTTCTCCACCACAAAGGCTTTCACATAACCTTTGTGAACACTGAGTTCAACCACCAACGATTTTTGAGATCGAGAGGCTCCAACTCCTTGGATGGTATCCCTGACTTCCGATTCGTCACCATTCCCGACAGCCTCCCTCCGTCGGATCCCAACGCCACCCAGGACGTGGCTGTCCTTTGCGATTCCAGTATGAAGAACTTCTTGGCTCCTTTTTCCGACTTGCTCCGGAAACTTCACAACACTGAAAACAATCCTCCGGTGACTTGTATTGTCTCCGATGGTTTCATGGCATTTACTGTTACCGCTGCTCATGAACTTGGAATCCCTATTGCAATGCTCTTCACTGTCTCTGCTTGCAGCTTAATGGCTTTTACTCATTTTTCTCATCTCAGGGACAAAGGCTTCACGCCACTAAAAG ATGAGAGCTATCTCACAAATGGATATCTAGACACAGTTATAGACTGGATTCCAGGTATGAGAGACATCCGACTGAGGGATCTCCCGAGCTTTATTCAAACCACGGATCCAAATGATGTTATGTTCAAATTTGTTGTTGAAGCAGTAGAGAGAGCTGCCAAAGCTTCAGCAATCGTTGTTCAGACATTTGACGCGTTAGAGCATGAAGTTTTGGATGCTCTCTACCCCATGTTTCCTCGGTTATATGCCATTGGCCCTCTACAACTTTTGCTCAATCACTCACACAATGACCCTTTGAAATCAATTGGGTATAGTTTATGGGTAGAAGAAACTGAATGCCTTCATTGGCTCAGTTCCAAGGCACCCAACTCAGTATTGTATGTGAATTTTGGAAGTATAACCGTCATGACACCACAACAACTCATTGAGTTTGGTTGGGGACTTGCAAATAGCAAGCATCCTTTCTTGTGGGTAATTAGACCTGATTTAGTAGTCGGTGAATCGGCAATTTTACCACTAGAGTTCAATgtagaaacaaaagaaagaggTCTAATAGCTAGTTGGTGTCCTCAAGAGGAAGTATTGGACCACCCCTCAATTGGAGGGTTCTTAACTCATTGCGGGTGGAATTCAACCATCGAAAGTATGACTGCAGCAGTGCCAATGCTTTGTTGGCCATTCTTTGCAGATCAGCAAACAAACTCCAAGTATACTTGCAATGAATGGGGCATTGGCATGGAGATTGATAATCGTGCCAATAGAGAGGAAGTggagaagattgtgagagagttGATGGAAGGAGACAAGGGtaagaaaatgaggaaaaagGTAATGGAGTGGAAGAAATTGGCCGAGGAGGCCAGTGGTCCACATGGATCTTCATCCATTAACCTAAACAATTTGGTGAATGAAGTGCTTTTATAA
- the LOC132162415 gene encoding uncharacterized protein LOC132162415: MKDVNHALIAKLGWKILSNFDYVWVRQLSVKYIKYGKFFSSPTTPSASWLWKGIQKSKSVLLSGACLQVAKTSSLPIWTYAWIPTMKDFKPPRFPCNRIQPSLCISDLIQQSPVQWNLSTISAIFDQAIVEEILKIKISLNPIPQYLWTPYCLGKFSLNSAYLSIINACSLPVSIQNSFWPLNSSTLNFSNMVDWINVILSPGISLAIPLVEHHKFQIFAYVACDLLWFYRNKAYHDGKIVDARSISAYINKITLEHFHAWNIRSSLPEETWTLPSVTWFKINFDTTIRDYFSVQAAVCQDSNGSVIRIISQISPACLPNYGEALATQLANSLSNCRDSNGFIIRILSQISPACLPNYGEALAAQLAVSLATSLHIGKFIIEGDSQVVILGPQQPSLSLDWRISSIISDTIDSILTSLF; the protein is encoded by the exons ATGAAAGATGTCAATCATGCTCTGATTGCCAAACTTGGTTGGAAAATCCTTTCAAACTTTGACTATGTCTGGGTTCGGCAACTCTCGGTGAAGTATATTAAATATGGAAAATTCTTCTCTTCACCAACCACACCCTCAGCTTCATGGTTATGGAAAGGAATTCAAAAGAGCAAGTCTGTTTTGCTTTCTGGAGCTTGCCTTCAGGTAGCAAAAACATCATCACTTCCCATATGGACTTATGCTTGGATTCCCACTATGAAAGACTTCAAACCTCCGAGGTTTCCTTGTAATAGAATTCAGCCTTCTTTGTGTATTTCTGACCTGATTCAACAATCTCCAGTGCAATGGAATCTGTCTACGATCTCAGCTATATTTGACCAAGCCATTGTtgaagaaattttgaagattaaaATCTCCTTGAATCCAATACCACAATATCTCTGGACTCCttattgcttaggaaaattttctttaaattcgGCTTATCTTTCCATTATTAATGCTTGTTCTCTCCCAGTTTCTATTCAG AATTCTTTTTGGCCTCTTAACTCTTCTACTCTGAATTTCTCAAACATGGTTGATTGGATAAATGTGATTCTTTCTCCTGGTATATCTCTAGCCATTCCACTAGTTGAACACCATAAATTCCAGATCTTTGCTTATGTAGCATGTGATCTTTTATGGTTCTATCGCAACAAAGCCTATCATGATGGTAAAATTGTTGATGCTCGTTCCATCTCTGCTTATATCAACAAAATTACTTTGGAACATTTTCATGCATGGAATATTAGGTCTTCTCTCCCAGAAGAAACTTGGACTCTTCCATCTGTGACTTGGTTTAAGATTAACTTTGATACAACCATTAGAGATTATTTTTCTGTTCAAGCAGCGGTTTGTCAAGATTCAAATGGCTCTGTTATTCGAATTATCTCTCAAATTAGTCCAGCTTGTCTTCCTAATTATGGGGAAGCTCTTGCAACTCAATTGGcaaattctctctcaaattgTCGAGATTCAAATGGCTTTATTATTCGGATTCTCTCTCAAATTAGCCCGGCTTGTCTTCCTAATTATGGGGAAGCTCTTGCAGCTCAATTGGCAGTTTCTCTAGCTACTTCACTTCATATTGGTAAATTTATTATAGAAGGCGATTCCCAAGTTGTCATTCTTGGTCCCCAGCAGCCTTCTCTCTCCCTTGATTGGCGGATTTCTTCCATTATTTCGGATACCATTGACTCTATCCTAACatctttattttga
- the LOC132192101 gene encoding (R)-mandelonitrile beta-glucosyltransferase-like produces MNLKISTEREEMEGADQKPHAVCVAAPSQSHIKAMLKFSKLLHHKGFHITFVNTEFNHQRFLRSRGSNSLDGIPDFRFVTIPDSLPPSDPNATQDVAALCDSSMKNFLAPFSDLLRKLHNTENNPPVTCIASDGFMAFTVTAAHELGIPIAMLFTVSACSLMAFTHFSHLRDKGFTPLKDESYLTNGYLDTVIDWIPGMRDIRLRDLPSFIQTTDPNDVMFKFVVEAVERAAKATAIVVQTFDALEHEVLDALYPMFPRLYAIGPLQLLLNHSHNDPLKSIGYSLWVEETECLHWLSSKAPNSVLYVNFGSITVMTPQQLIEFGWGLANSKHPFLWVIRPDLVVGESAILPPEFNVETKERGLIASWCPQEEVLDHPSIGGFLTHCGWNSTIESMTAGVPMLCWPFFADQQTNSKYTCNEWGIGMEIDNRANREEVEKIVRELMEGDKGKKMRKKVMEWKKLAEEASGPHGSSSINLNNLVNEVLL; encoded by the exons ATGAACCTGAAGATCAGCACAGAAAGAGAGGAAATGGAAGGAGCAGATCAAAAGCCTCATGCAGTTTGCGTTGCAGCCCCTTCCCAAAGCCACATAAAGGCCATGCTCAAATTTTCAAAGCTTCTCCACCACAAAGGCTTTCACATAACCTTTGTGAACACTGAGTTCAACCACCAACGTTTTTTGAGATCGAGAGGTTCCAACTCCTTGGATGGTATCCCTGACTTCCGATTCGTCACCATTCCCGACAGCCTCCCTCCGTCGGATCCCAACGCCACCCAGGACGTGGCTGCCCTTTGCGATTCTAGTATGAAGAACTTCTTGGCTCCTTTTTCCGACTTGCTCCGGAAACTCCACAACACTGAAAACAATCCTCCGGTGACTTGTATTGCCTCCGATGGTTTCATGGCATTTACTGTTACCGCTGCTCATGAACTTGGAATCCCTATTGCAATGCTCTTCACTGTCTCTGCTTGCAGCTTAATGGCTTTTACGCATTTTTCTCATCTCAGGGACAAAGGCTTCACGCCACTAAAAG ATGAGAGCTATCTCACAAATGGATATCTAGACACAGTTATAGACTGGATTCCAGGTATGAGAGACATCCGACTGAGGGATCTCCCGAGCTTTATTCAAACCACGGATCCAAATGATGTTATGTTCAAATTTGTTGTTGAAGCAGTAGAGAGAGCTGCCAAAGCTACAGCAATCGTTGTTCAGACATTTGACGCGTTAGAGCATGAAGTTTTGGATGCTCTCTACCCCATGTTTCCTCGGTTATATGCCATTGGGCCTCTGCAACTTTTGCTCAATCACTCACACAATGACCCTTTGAAATCAATTGGGTATAGTTTATGGGTAGAAGAAACTGAATGCCTTCATTGGCTCAGTTCCAAGGCACCCAACTCAGTATTGTATGTGAATTTTGGAAGTATAACCGTCATGACACCACAACAGCTCATTGAGTTTGGTTGGGGACTTGCAAATAGCAAGCATCCTTTCTTGTGGGTAATTAGACCTGATTTAGTAGTCGGTGAATCGGCAATTTTACCACCAGAGTTCAATgtagaaacaaaagaaagaggTCTAATAGCTAGTTGGTGTCCTCAAGAGGAAGTATTGGACCACCCCTCAATTGGAGGGTTCTTAACTCATTGCGGGTGGAATTCAACCATCGAAAGTATGACTGCAGGAGTGCCAATGCTTTGTTGGCCATTCTTTGCAGATCAGCAAACAAACTCCAAGTATACTTGCAATGAATGGGGCATTGGCATGGAGATTGATAATCGTGCCAATAGAGAGGAAGTggagaagattgtgagagagttGATGGAAGGAGACAAGGGtaagaaaatgaggaaaaagGTCATGGAGTGGAAGAAATTGGCCGAGGAGGCCAGTGGTCCACATGGATCTTCATCCATTAACCTAAACAATTTGGTGAATGAAGTGCTTTTATAA